The following are encoded in a window of Rubellicoccus peritrichatus genomic DNA:
- a CDS encoding phosphopantetheine-binding protein, translating into MTKEETKQRLKQLIVEALNLEDVEPDEIEDDMALMEAGLGLDSIDALELVVRLEKDFGVKISNSEEAREALASVNALADFLQAKASA; encoded by the coding sequence ATGACCAAAGAAGAGACCAAACAACGCTTAAAACAGCTGATTGTGGAAGCTTTGAACCTCGAAGATGTTGAGCCTGATGAGATTGAGGACGACATGGCCTTGATGGAGGCTGGGCTGGGGCTTGATTCCATTGATGCGCTTGAGCTTGTTGTGCGGCTGGAAAAGGATTTCGGCGTTAAAATCAGTAATAGCGAGGAGGCGCGTGAGGCTTTGGCCAGTGTCAATGCATTGGCGGATTTTCTTCAAGCCAAGGCTTCTGCTTAG
- a CDS encoding lysophospholipid acyltransferase family protein → MKSPGTSVGRGYIRLYTLYPLLICLYAVLIGFVNLCCFVSSLFPGRERRSPRIHRIVVCSAKIFRRSVEITGIGIIKFQGFDLLPKQPSILIANHTGLLDAILLISVLTDVAVVFKKGLRFSPFYSHLTSEPGYIGNDEGIGLIKQSCEALSSGRRILIFPEGTRTEAVPINPLKGGFAVIARQMNIPIYTILIDNKSWFLGKGGGLFQNYKFPFVCEFRVGKSFKPSAAQSSRELTTQVEQYLREALKDIEEAPWRMSSVKKS, encoded by the coding sequence GTGAAATCACCAGGCACATCAGTGGGGCGCGGTTACATTCGTCTCTACACTCTCTATCCGCTACTCATTTGCCTTTATGCCGTGCTGATCGGGTTTGTGAATCTGTGCTGCTTTGTTTCCAGTTTGTTTCCGGGACGCGAGCGGCGCTCTCCCCGGATACATCGCATCGTTGTTTGCTCTGCGAAAATTTTCCGGCGTAGTGTTGAGATAACGGGTATTGGGATAATCAAATTTCAAGGTTTTGATTTGTTGCCGAAACAGCCATCGATTCTCATCGCCAACCACACTGGCTTATTGGATGCGATACTGCTAATATCTGTCCTTACCGATGTCGCAGTTGTCTTTAAGAAAGGACTTAGGTTCAGTCCGTTTTATAGTCATTTGACTTCTGAGCCTGGCTACATTGGCAACGATGAAGGCATTGGCTTGATCAAGCAGTCTTGTGAGGCTTTATCCAGTGGCCGCCGTATTCTTATATTTCCCGAAGGTACTCGGACTGAGGCGGTGCCAATCAATCCGCTGAAAGGTGGTTTTGCGGTGATTGCCCGACAGATGAATATCCCAATCTACACTATTCTGATTGATAACAAATCGTGGTTCCTGGGGAAGGGTGGCGGGCTTTTTCAAAACTACAAATTCCCTTTTGTGTGTGAGTTTCGCGTGGGTAAATCTTTTAAGCCGAGTGCAGCACAAAGCAGCCGTGAGTTGACCACGCAGGTTGAACAGTATTTAAGAGAGGCATTGAAGGATATAGAAGAAGCACCATGGCGAATGTCATCAGTAAAGAAATCTTAG
- a CDS encoding glycosyltransferase family 2 protein: MTSDSHVVVIPSYNTGRILVDTIREALKHWQPVWLFVDGSTDDSFRCFLDSPEDWPGLSVFVSSENEGKGATAIRAAKEAEHAGFTHMLLMDADGQHPAKEIARFMGLSRSAPEAMILGQPVYGDDAPWVRLAGRQLSVGMVWLETLGGGVGDPLVGFRVYPVKALLEAADNTRFARRYDFDPEMAVRLFWRGTRPIRARISVIYVSPEAGGISHFHYLRDNLFMIWLHLRLIIAFIPKCIRVAQLSRHFRSLEKAGS; the protein is encoded by the coding sequence ATGACCAGTGACTCGCATGTTGTCGTTATTCCGTCATATAACACAGGGCGAATTCTTGTTGATACAATCCGGGAGGCCTTGAAGCATTGGCAGCCTGTCTGGCTTTTTGTTGATGGATCGACGGATGATTCATTTCGATGTTTTCTTGATTCGCCTGAAGACTGGCCGGGACTTTCTGTTTTTGTTTCATCGGAGAATGAAGGAAAGGGGGCGACAGCGATTCGTGCTGCGAAGGAAGCCGAACATGCTGGCTTTACCCATATGCTTTTGATGGATGCAGATGGACAGCACCCTGCTAAAGAAATCGCCAGGTTTATGGGGCTCTCCAGGTCTGCACCTGAAGCAATGATCCTTGGGCAACCGGTTTATGGCGATGACGCACCATGGGTTCGTCTGGCGGGGCGCCAGCTGAGCGTTGGCATGGTTTGGTTGGAAACTCTTGGTGGTGGTGTCGGAGATCCACTGGTCGGCTTTCGTGTTTATCCAGTTAAAGCCTTGTTGGAAGCAGCTGACAATACTCGCTTTGCGAGGCGTTATGATTTTGATCCTGAGATGGCGGTTCGGCTTTTCTGGCGCGGCACTCGGCCGATTCGAGCCAGGATTTCAGTCATTTACGTCAGCCCTGAAGCTGGTGGTATCAGCCATTTTCATTATCTGCGGGACAACCTCTTTATGATTTGGTTGCATCTGAGATTGATCATCGCCTTCATTCCAAAATGTATTCGTGTCGCACAGTTGAGTCGCCATTTCCGGTCACTGGAAAAAGCTGGTTCTTGA
- a CDS encoding MMPL family transporter — MGERFKNNLLLIGLIVLPIIWLLATGLPSKFSTNLLDLVPAESLSGDDARSMRAANALLAENVFLSVDGLEDSKEKQSAVALLEQLVAREEAFSGVVISNEDKFPESVWETLQTRKLPLFLARWIQNRKAKFEATSSDQNLSAWLADEQMKRLEAFLESPEGMAYAAQIPSDPLLLLPEALNTLRQFQPEHAVVSNDTLLAWIALAENPFDSDAQESIEKAVAFVTDELAHAFPNAAIETGGVYALARESASASKREVARLNIITAFIVFILLSLLLRRASSILLVLIPLTCAILWALAIGILVFGQIHVFALGMSAVLLGLAVDYGIHAEAHRTLGRGRDKSPWGAIKRPLMAGCLSTCIGFSVMAFTPIPALKQVAVLVPGGLLAALVSVYLIYSNTAFNVSQKQRLAFSFPKLKVSVIIGVSLGTTIISIFMITSRGYLYDSVTQFQLPATKQQKQFADMLERMDQGTSGERWVLYAPTAIELLQSMSVLNEQNETTIFPIAEVIVPPEKLQMSEQERRDFLIRFQDKLDGAGYDTEAFCASIDELVQPISAGVFEDSMSRLADALQGPLAFALGQEGGLFFSVFTIPNSADSFMLPPEVNAVQIAEREHLDYLLASANRGILAMCLFAFLLVSALLVLFFGFKDGLIVALLPLWTVLCANAILAVWSPGFSLISVIGSILGYCLALDYAAFAITERGKPLLSVRLSAVTSASAFAVLTTSPIIALSALGWSVCIPILIAWLGSECVNGSLSRNVLSTSQ, encoded by the coding sequence ATGGGTGAGCGTTTCAAAAACAATTTGCTTCTCATTGGCCTGATTGTGCTTCCCATTATTTGGCTCTTGGCAACAGGATTACCATCAAAGTTCTCAACCAATTTGTTGGATCTGGTTCCTGCTGAAAGCTTGAGTGGTGATGACGCTCGTTCCATGCGTGCTGCAAACGCCTTGCTTGCAGAGAATGTATTTCTCTCGGTTGATGGTTTAGAGGATTCAAAAGAAAAACAGAGCGCTGTTGCCTTGTTGGAGCAATTAGTCGCTCGCGAAGAAGCCTTCAGCGGTGTTGTAATTTCTAATGAAGATAAGTTCCCAGAGTCAGTTTGGGAAACTTTACAAACACGCAAGCTGCCTTTGTTTCTTGCGAGATGGATTCAAAACCGGAAGGCGAAATTTGAAGCAACGTCATCTGATCAGAATTTGTCCGCCTGGCTCGCGGACGAACAAATGAAGCGTTTGGAAGCATTTTTGGAGAGTCCGGAAGGTATGGCTTACGCTGCGCAAATCCCATCGGACCCACTTTTACTTTTGCCTGAAGCACTAAATACTTTGCGCCAATTTCAACCTGAGCATGCCGTTGTTTCCAATGACACTCTATTAGCCTGGATAGCTCTTGCGGAAAATCCATTTGATTCAGATGCCCAGGAATCCATTGAAAAAGCAGTCGCCTTTGTAACTGACGAGCTTGCCCATGCTTTTCCCAATGCAGCAATCGAAACTGGAGGCGTTTATGCATTGGCACGAGAGAGTGCAAGTGCCTCAAAACGTGAAGTCGCGCGTCTCAATATTATTACCGCCTTTATCGTTTTTATTCTTCTGAGCTTACTGCTTCGACGGGCCAGTAGTATTCTTTTGGTATTGATTCCACTCACTTGCGCAATTCTGTGGGCACTGGCAATTGGTATTTTGGTTTTTGGTCAAATCCATGTTTTTGCTTTGGGAATGAGTGCCGTATTACTCGGTCTGGCGGTTGACTATGGTATTCACGCAGAAGCTCACCGAACCCTTGGGAGGGGCAGAGATAAATCGCCATGGGGAGCAATAAAACGGCCACTTATGGCGGGATGTTTATCGACATGCATTGGCTTTTCTGTGATGGCCTTTACGCCGATCCCTGCGCTTAAGCAGGTTGCTGTATTGGTTCCTGGTGGGCTTCTTGCTGCTCTTGTTTCTGTTTATTTAATATACTCAAATACGGCATTCAATGTTTCTCAGAAGCAGAGGCTGGCATTCTCGTTTCCCAAGCTGAAGGTAAGTGTTATTATAGGCGTATCATTGGGGACTACAATCATTTCGATTTTCATGATTACTTCGCGGGGCTATCTGTATGATTCTGTTACCCAGTTTCAGTTACCCGCGACAAAACAGCAGAAACAATTTGCCGATATGCTTGAGCGAATGGATCAAGGCACATCAGGAGAGCGTTGGGTGCTTTATGCCCCAACTGCGATTGAGCTTCTTCAATCGATGAGTGTATTAAATGAGCAAAATGAAACCACCATATTTCCAATCGCTGAAGTTATTGTGCCTCCGGAAAAACTGCAGATGTCAGAGCAAGAGCGACGTGATTTTTTGATACGCTTTCAGGATAAGCTAGACGGGGCTGGATATGACACTGAAGCCTTTTGTGCTTCCATTGATGAATTGGTTCAGCCTATCTCAGCTGGTGTTTTTGAAGATTCAATGTCGCGGCTGGCAGATGCTTTACAGGGACCGTTAGCATTCGCACTTGGACAGGAAGGTGGTTTGTTCTTTTCAGTATTTACTATCCCCAACTCTGCCGATAGTTTTATGCTGCCTCCCGAAGTCAATGCGGTTCAGATTGCCGAACGCGAGCACTTGGATTATTTACTGGCTTCGGCTAATCGCGGTATTCTGGCTATGTGCCTGTTTGCTTTTCTGCTTGTCTCTGCCCTGCTCGTGCTTTTCTTTGGCTTCAAGGATGGTCTTATTGTTGCGTTGCTTCCGCTTTGGACTGTACTTTGTGCAAATGCAATTTTAGCAGTTTGGAGTCCTGGTTTCAGTTTGATTAGTGTGATCGGAAGCATCCTCGGATATTGCCTGGCACTGGACTATGCAGCCTTTGCAATCACTGAGCGTGGTAAGCCGCTCTTGTCCGTTCGTCTTTCGGCTGTGACTTCCGCTTCGGCATTTGCAGTCCTGACAACCAGCCCGATCATTGCATTGAGTGCACTCGGATGGTCAGTTTGTATACCAATCTTGATTGCATGGCTTGGATCTGAATGTGTAAATGGTAGCTTGAGTCGTAATGTCTTATCCACCTCCCAGTGA
- a CDS encoding class I adenylate-forming enzyme family protein, protein MSGKSTMIDAWERVLERRSDDIALIEAEQKRSYRFHELNHLAEVWIERLAGKRLARKSVIVHLPNSADWIALLIALRRVNAVVIPVDYSWPLQKVEEVTERFRAALIITSSGIRECDLPHRKWKEGCSLVKLTSGSTGVPKGIVFSDDELIADGYNIIETMGISGGDRNLCLHPLGHSYAIGNVVVPLLAFGISVVMGSSPFPRVIQEEAAAFGATVLPTVPPILEALCKAGVESLRPIRLVISAAAPLTPVLATTFFDKFGFYIHNFYGSSETGGITYDRTGKSGLSGEAIGTPLANVRLRISKHGHLLVQSMAISHYGKPTDRDNPAEEMLSDRASIALDGSITLQGRADRVEKIGGKRIDLAAMEDALAETFSTSHVAIFKAENAIQVVMENGKFEEQEVKCWLSRRLGRRYQLRLVSKVPLTSRGKKDYVALKARFSK, encoded by the coding sequence ATGAGCGGAAAAAGTACTATGATTGATGCGTGGGAGCGTGTGCTTGAGCGAAGATCCGACGACATCGCATTGATCGAAGCTGAGCAAAAGAGAAGTTATCGTTTTCATGAGCTTAATCACTTGGCTGAGGTATGGATAGAACGTTTAGCAGGAAAAAGGCTCGCGCGCAAATCTGTGATCGTGCATCTGCCAAACAGTGCCGACTGGATTGCCTTGTTGATTGCATTGCGCCGTGTGAATGCAGTCGTTATTCCGGTTGATTATTCTTGGCCATTACAGAAAGTCGAGGAAGTAACCGAGCGGTTCCGCGCAGCGCTTATAATCACATCTTCCGGTATCCGTGAGTGTGATTTACCTCATCGAAAATGGAAAGAAGGCTGTAGTCTGGTCAAACTCACTTCTGGTTCAACAGGTGTCCCTAAGGGGATCGTATTTTCTGATGATGAACTGATCGCAGATGGATATAATATCATCGAGACAATGGGAATTTCTGGAGGAGATCGAAACCTATGTCTTCATCCACTTGGTCATTCTTATGCGATTGGAAATGTTGTAGTGCCATTGCTTGCATTTGGAATTTCCGTAGTCATGGGCTCTTCGCCGTTCCCACGTGTTATCCAAGAGGAGGCAGCAGCCTTTGGCGCAACTGTTTTGCCGACTGTGCCTCCAATTCTTGAAGCACTTTGCAAGGCGGGGGTTGAATCCCTCAGGCCAATACGTTTGGTTATTTCAGCAGCAGCTCCCTTAACTCCGGTGTTAGCTACAACGTTTTTTGATAAGTTCGGGTTTTACATTCACAACTTTTACGGTTCATCAGAGACTGGAGGTATTACTTATGATCGCACGGGTAAGTCTGGTTTGAGCGGGGAGGCTATTGGAACACCTCTGGCTAATGTAAGATTAAGGATATCTAAGCATGGTCATTTGCTGGTGCAAAGTATGGCGATCAGTCATTACGGAAAACCTACCGATCGTGATAATCCGGCAGAAGAAATGTTATCCGATCGTGCGAGTATTGCACTTGACGGTTCGATAACGCTTCAAGGTCGAGCAGATCGTGTGGAGAAAATTGGAGGGAAACGCATCGACTTAGCGGCAATGGAGGATGCTCTTGCAGAAACATTTTCAACTTCACATGTAGCTATTTTTAAAGCAGAAAATGCGATTCAGGTAGTGATGGAAAATGGAAAATTTGAAGAACAGGAAGTCAAATGCTGGCTGTCTCGTCGGCTGGGACGACGGTATCAACTTCGCTTAGTGAGCAAGGTGCCACTCACATCGCGTGGGAAAAAAGACTACGTTGCTTTGAAGGCTCGTTTCAGTAAATAA
- a CDS encoding glycine cleavage system protein R: MLLITLNGADRPGLVQKLSDIVAKYHANWEQSRMLHLSGRFVGILEVHVLEDKAHGLIKELRELGDLELTIAEGSVDPGAAHFYQLEVVGADAPGIVSDVFAVVAGAGANVESLNTGVEAAPDSGIILFRARARLGASISIDLAALRSELEAISDDLVVTLDVDSE; the protein is encoded by the coding sequence GTGCTTTTAATAACCCTGAACGGAGCTGACCGACCAGGTCTCGTTCAGAAACTCTCTGATATCGTAGCCAAATATCATGCCAATTGGGAGCAGAGCCGAATGTTGCACCTCTCAGGACGTTTTGTGGGGATTCTTGAGGTGCATGTGCTTGAAGATAAAGCACATGGATTGATCAAGGAGCTTCGTGAACTTGGCGATCTGGAGTTAACCATCGCCGAGGGTTCTGTTGATCCAGGGGCTGCTCATTTCTATCAGCTTGAAGTAGTGGGAGCGGATGCTCCGGGAATCGTGAGTGACGTATTTGCTGTCGTTGCAGGAGCTGGTGCAAATGTCGAATCACTCAATACGGGTGTCGAGGCGGCGCCGGATTCTGGAATAATTCTTTTCCGGGCGCGAGCCCGACTTGGTGCATCGATTAGTATCGATTTAGCTGCACTCAGGTCAGAACTGGAAGCTATTTCAGATGACTTGGTCGTTACTTTGGACGTTGACAGCGAGTAG
- a CDS encoding PEP-CTERM sorting domain-containing protein (PEP-CTERM proteins occur, often in large numbers, in the proteomes of bacteria that also encode an exosortase, a predicted intramembrane cysteine proteinase. The presence of a PEP-CTERM domain at a protein's C-terminus predicts cleavage within the sorting domain, followed by covalent anchoring to some some component of the (usually Gram-negative) cell surface. Many PEP-CTERM proteins exhibit an unusual sequence composition that includes large numbers of potential glycosylation sites. Expression of one such protein has been shown restore the ability of a bacterium to form floc, a type of biofilm.) — protein sequence MNKQITLITALLSGITTALAGINVDLPGTSQEEAVWENLIGTNYPTSAGYNSFFTNTNGWTTPISASSGSATFDKVAGGGGYPASSSIYNFDTAGSFFIADTSPIAGLETVVFQTDMVGAFSATNAPVLSYNGGTQDLVADYTAVAVGDFAFGADPSTIFAFQWDLSGLGSITDYTIEWGSIAHSANFAMQLNTSNGSLAGSAIPEPSTYGLILGSLCLGILVHRRRR from the coding sequence ATGAATAAGCAAATAACTCTAATCACAGCCTTACTTTCAGGCATCACAACAGCCCTTGCAGGGATTAATGTAGACCTACCTGGTACTTCACAAGAGGAAGCAGTATGGGAGAATCTCATTGGCACAAATTATCCCACGAGTGCTGGTTACAACAGCTTCTTTACCAACACCAATGGTTGGACAACTCCTATTTCGGCCAGCTCCGGAAGTGCAACTTTCGATAAAGTTGCGGGTGGAGGTGGTTATCCGGCTTCATCCTCGATATACAATTTTGACACAGCTGGGTCGTTTTTTATCGCTGATACATCACCTATAGCAGGCCTTGAAACTGTAGTTTTTCAGACGGACATGGTTGGAGCTTTTAGTGCCACCAATGCACCTGTTTTGAGTTATAATGGGGGCACTCAGGATTTGGTGGCTGATTATACTGCAGTGGCAGTAGGCGACTTTGCCTTTGGAGCTGACCCTTCGACTATCTTTGCTTTTCAATGGGACCTTTCCGGTCTTGGTAGCATTACAGACTACACGATCGAGTGGGGTAGCATCGCTCATTCCGCTAACTTTGCCATGCAACTCAATACTAGCAATGGCTCTCTCGCTGGTAGTGCGATCCCGGAACCTTCAACTTACGGTTTGATTCTCGGCTCTCTCTGCTTGGGCATTTTGGTACATCGGCGAAGACGGTAA
- a CDS encoding ChaN family lipoprotein: protein MNYLIEKAVVKYPLSICLGMCWVLISTGCSTVSSPDHREKLRVLPEWVVFQAKNGQAIDWNTMSKRALASDIILVGEQHDNAIAHKLELKFVNELLTDYPNSAVAMEMFERNEQAFIDLYLDDRISTEALMETTNSQSWGGSDGNWQNWYQPIIDAVKERVPSGARLVAANSPRPYVKLARLEGYGVLTELASQDTEVYFVVPDISVDDNEYRERFNSLMTGHDHVDDSEVDSLKIDTDAYFRAQQLWDATMAEAVLSAHKKHPKVVLFIGDFHIANSGGTLQRIIHDNQELSVTTISILRKNDPQIFDPEDAARADFVIYTR, encoded by the coding sequence ATGAATTATTTGATCGAGAAAGCTGTAGTTAAATATCCATTGAGCATCTGCCTTGGGATGTGTTGGGTTTTGATTTCGACAGGATGCAGCACGGTATCAAGTCCAGACCACCGCGAGAAACTGCGCGTGCTGCCTGAATGGGTTGTCTTTCAAGCCAAAAATGGTCAAGCGATAGATTGGAATACGATGAGCAAACGCGCTCTTGCTTCCGATATTATTCTAGTCGGAGAGCAACATGATAACGCGATTGCTCACAAATTGGAGCTCAAGTTTGTCAATGAGCTACTGACAGATTATCCAAATAGTGCCGTTGCGATGGAAATGTTCGAACGCAATGAACAGGCTTTTATCGATCTCTACCTCGATGATCGAATCTCGACAGAAGCGCTTATGGAGACGACCAATTCTCAAAGCTGGGGTGGTAGTGATGGCAATTGGCAGAACTGGTATCAACCGATTATAGATGCGGTTAAAGAAAGGGTGCCATCAGGTGCTCGGTTGGTTGCCGCCAATTCTCCTCGTCCTTATGTGAAACTGGCGCGACTCGAGGGATATGGAGTCTTAACTGAACTCGCTTCTCAGGATACCGAAGTTTACTTCGTTGTTCCCGATATCTCTGTTGATGACAATGAATATCGCGAGCGCTTTAATTCTCTCATGACAGGGCATGACCATGTTGATGATTCTGAAGTAGATTCTCTAAAGATTGATACAGATGCCTATTTCCGTGCTCAACAGCTTTGGGATGCAACTATGGCTGAAGCAGTTTTGTCAGCACATAAAAAACACCCAAAGGTGGTCCTGTTTATTGGAGATTTCCATATCGCCAACAGTGGTGGTACGCTACAAAGAATAATTCATGATAACCAAGAACTATCGGTCACAACAATCAGTATTCTGAGAAAGAATGATCCGCAGATATTTGATCCTGAAGATGCTGCTCGCGCTGATTTCGTTATCTATACCCGCTAG
- a CDS encoding Rieske 2Fe-2S domain-containing protein, whose amino-acid sequence MSHKILEITEPTPVPPVEERGNIPDIRKAGLDPDFWYPLARSKDVKAGKAHAVTFAGDPIVLVRSKEAGLFAVEDRCAHRQVPLSVGVVEDGGIRCGYHGWKFDCTGSCTSVPYLDKCTLHPNSIRSYPCRERYGLIFVFPGDAAKAETVPFPEMPAAEDPKYKVRTLDRRIGCHYSFMHENLMDMNHQFLHRRLMGSIKTLFLGKREGPNWVEVDYSFYRKGGKQSLGEKVMIGRSGAAKEIKDKEAAEAEGKKTRDIMTIRTEYPYQTLKFWTAGSTTPALDLWNLYFPVDREQRINQTYGLMCIQRPPIPFLMDILWPAIIWFTNGIFNEDKWICELEQAAFDAQGEDWNHEIFPAIRSVRRVITDNGILIDPSWKGSKSSPEHVRARHEA is encoded by the coding sequence ATGAGCCATAAAATTCTGGAAATCACCGAGCCAACGCCAGTCCCTCCCGTTGAGGAGCGCGGCAACATCCCTGATATTCGCAAAGCTGGATTGGATCCCGACTTTTGGTATCCCCTCGCCCGCAGCAAGGATGTCAAGGCTGGCAAGGCCCATGCCGTCACTTTTGCAGGAGACCCAATTGTCCTCGTTCGCAGCAAAGAGGCCGGACTCTTCGCTGTGGAAGATCGTTGTGCGCATCGCCAAGTACCTCTGAGTGTGGGCGTTGTAGAAGATGGGGGCATCCGTTGTGGCTATCATGGATGGAAATTTGACTGCACTGGCAGCTGCACCAGTGTGCCTTATCTCGACAAATGCACCCTACATCCGAACAGCATCAGGTCTTATCCATGTCGTGAACGCTATGGCCTGATTTTCGTCTTTCCGGGGGATGCAGCAAAGGCTGAAACCGTACCCTTCCCGGAAATGCCTGCAGCGGAAGACCCCAAATACAAGGTTCGCACTCTCGATCGGCGCATCGGCTGCCACTACTCCTTTATGCACGAGAACCTGATGGACATGAATCATCAGTTTCTCCACCGCAGATTAATGGGAAGTATCAAAACGCTTTTTCTTGGAAAACGTGAAGGCCCCAATTGGGTCGAAGTGGACTACTCTTTTTATCGAAAAGGTGGTAAGCAGTCGCTCGGTGAGAAAGTAATGATTGGCCGTAGTGGAGCAGCCAAAGAAATCAAAGACAAGGAAGCCGCTGAAGCAGAAGGCAAAAAGACGCGTGATATTATGACGATCCGCACGGAGTATCCTTATCAGACACTCAAGTTTTGGACTGCGGGGAGCACAACTCCAGCTCTTGACCTCTGGAATCTATATTTCCCGGTAGACCGCGAACAACGCATTAACCAAACCTACGGCCTCATGTGCATCCAGCGTCCACCGATACCCTTCCTGATGGATATCCTCTGGCCAGCGATTATCTGGTTCACCAACGGAATTTTCAATGAAGATAAATGGATTTGCGAACTGGAGCAGGCCGCATTTGACGCTCAAGGCGAAGACTGGAACCACGAAATTTTTCCCGCAATTCGAAGCGTCCGCCGTGTGATCACTGACAATGGAATCCTCATTGATCCATCGTGGAAAGGAAGTAAATCATCACCAGAGCATGTTCGTGCCCGTCACGAGGCATAA
- the sufD gene encoding Fe-S cluster assembly protein SufD, whose product MPTLETLTFDKASFDAHVADFVATPWLQEFKRNAWAQYEALPMPNRSDEKWRFSDLKKITLDGFKPATEPHTEEREALLERSHLVDGYSGRMVFGDNHLLEFNPVSEELADKGVIWLPLQQAISEHPELVKKYLGSEDHKLGGDKFRALHYAFLQGGSFLYVPKGVEIEAPFVAYYWNCHCEEAIFPHTLIVADSNAKVNFVDYYGSKDSECNCPTLSIAAGASFAEPGGQIFRKVVQDYHLQTVSLQLEANIAKRDANVKTIALNLGAKYARIENQTRIAEPGSNVHVYSLTVATGEQEFDQRTLQTHAAPNAYSDLLYKNALLDKARTIFSGMILVEPDAQKTDAYQTNRNLLLSAEAEANSLPGLEIEANDVKCSHGATTGQIDQEQLFYLMARGIPRETAYELLIFGFFEEIIEKFDNEELKENVRSLVRSKFDSR is encoded by the coding sequence ATGCCTACTTTGGAAACACTCACCTTTGATAAAGCATCTTTTGACGCGCACGTTGCGGACTTTGTGGCAACTCCCTGGCTTCAGGAATTCAAGCGCAATGCCTGGGCTCAATATGAGGCCTTGCCAATGCCCAACCGCTCAGATGAAAAATGGCGTTTCAGCGATCTGAAAAAAATCACATTGGACGGCTTTAAACCCGCAACCGAACCGCACACTGAAGAACGTGAAGCGCTATTGGAGCGCTCACATTTGGTGGATGGTTATTCCGGGAGAATGGTTTTTGGCGATAACCACCTATTGGAGTTCAACCCCGTCAGCGAGGAACTCGCTGACAAAGGAGTTATCTGGCTACCCCTGCAGCAAGCTATCAGTGAGCACCCGGAGTTAGTTAAAAAATATCTCGGTAGCGAAGACCACAAGCTTGGTGGAGATAAATTCCGCGCTCTGCACTATGCCTTTCTTCAAGGTGGCAGTTTTCTCTATGTGCCAAAAGGTGTTGAGATCGAGGCGCCTTTCGTAGCTTACTACTGGAATTGCCATTGTGAGGAAGCAATTTTTCCACACACGCTTATCGTTGCTGATAGTAATGCAAAGGTCAACTTTGTCGACTACTACGGTTCCAAGGACAGTGAGTGTAATTGCCCGACTCTATCCATTGCGGCAGGCGCCTCTTTTGCTGAACCAGGCGGTCAAATTTTCCGTAAAGTCGTCCAGGACTATCACCTGCAAACTGTATCGCTTCAGCTTGAAGCCAACATTGCGAAGCGTGATGCAAACGTTAAAACCATCGCCCTCAATCTCGGGGCCAAGTATGCACGAATAGAAAATCAGACCCGAATTGCCGAACCTGGTTCAAATGTCCATGTGTATTCATTGACAGTGGCGACCGGCGAACAGGAGTTCGACCAGCGCACATTGCAAACCCATGCTGCGCCAAATGCCTATAGTGACTTGCTCTACAAGAATGCCCTTCTGGACAAAGCGCGAACCATATTTAGTGGCATGATTCTAGTCGAACCTGACGCCCAAAAGACCGACGCTTACCAGACGAACCGCAATCTTTTGCTCTCAGCTGAAGCAGAAGCGAACTCACTTCCTGGCCTGGAAATTGAAGCGAACGATGTAAAATGCTCACATGGAGCAACAACTGGGCAAATCGATCAAGAGCAGCTATTTTACTTAATGGCCAGAGGTATCCCGAGGGAAACTGCCTATGAGCTTCTTATCTTCGGTTTCTTTGAAGAAATTATCGAAAAATTCGATAACGAGGAACTTAAGGAAAATGTTCGCTCACTCGTTCGCAGCAAGTTCGATTCACGGTAG